A part of Hymenobacter swuensis DY53 genomic DNA contains:
- a CDS encoding DUF6660 family protein → MRLFALLFALYLACLSCLPCADDEVPTCAEPAQTSISATPHSDCGRNAFGNWCSPLCQCHCCAGAVVSFVGAAPLVFPGSAQWAAGPRHVPLVVAASTRIAAAVWQPPRA, encoded by the coding sequence ATGCGCCTGTTTGCTTTGCTGTTTGCCTTGTACCTCGCCTGCCTTTCGTGTCTGCCCTGTGCCGACGATGAGGTGCCGACGTGTGCGGAGCCAGCGCAAACGAGCATTAGCGCCACCCCGCATTCCGACTGTGGCCGCAACGCCTTCGGGAATTGGTGCTCGCCGCTGTGTCAGTGCCATTGCTGCGCCGGGGCCGTCGTCAGCTTTGTCGGGGCCGCGCCGCTGGTCTTCCCCGGGTCCGCGCAGTGGGCCGCCGGTCCCCGCCACGTTCCGTTGGTCGTGGCCGCCTCGACGCGGATAGCCGCTGCCGTGTGGCAGCCACCGCGGGCCTAA
- a CDS encoding heavy metal translocating P-type ATPase, whose product MSDPSSDNLSEELNTAKQVQPENVGALTRDQLTPEAAAAPQGHDVPGHDHAPAAARPADKHAGHHHPTSKRVVDLGSQVEEEHAGHDHDNGDDHDGPAGSNPYLVPGLSLALLLAGIALDYYKLGFFTGYVRLVWYGVAFVLVGWKVVKAAVLSIPSGNLFNEFLLMSIATLGAFAIGEYPEGVAVMLFYTVGELFQDAAVNRAKRSIRALLEIQATEVTVIRNGLPLVLDPREVVVGDVIEVKPGEKVALDGTLTKGPAAFNTAALTGESVPQTKQTGEAVLAGMVNLESLIQVAVTAGYQDTKLAKILAMVQDAVGRKAKTQQFITKFAKVYTPIVVSLAVLLVLVPFFVVDDYVFRAWLYRALVFLVISCPCALVISIPLGYFGGIGAASKAGILFKGSNFLDVMRELDTVVMDKTGTLTQGVFAVQQVAPAAGLAADQLLRLVGALETKSTHPIAKAVVLHVGAAATGVPVEDVEEIAGHGLRGQVDGRDVLAGNTKLLTRFGVAYPADVDQIVDSIVVAAVDGKFAGYLTVADSPKADAEQTVRELRADGITKIVMLSGDKDSITQRVAKELGIDEAHGGLLPEDKARYVQQYLDAGRKLAFVGDGVNDAPVVALADVGIAMGGLGSDATIETADVVIQTDHPSKIATARRIARATHAVVWQNIWLAFIVKGIVLALGAGGLATMWEAVFADVGVALLAILNAVRIQRMKF is encoded by the coding sequence ATGTCCGACCCGTCATCCGATAACCTCAGCGAGGAGCTGAACACCGCCAAGCAGGTGCAGCCCGAAAACGTGGGTGCCCTCACCCGCGACCAGCTTACGCCCGAAGCTGCCGCCGCGCCCCAGGGCCACGACGTACCCGGCCATGACCATGCCCCGGCTGCCGCTCGCCCCGCCGACAAGCACGCCGGCCACCATCACCCCACCAGCAAGCGCGTGGTGGATCTGGGCAGCCAGGTTGAAGAGGAGCACGCTGGTCACGACCACGACAACGGCGACGACCACGACGGCCCGGCGGGCAGTAATCCATATCTGGTGCCCGGCCTCAGTCTGGCGCTGCTGCTGGCCGGCATTGCCCTGGATTACTATAAGCTGGGCTTTTTCACCGGCTACGTACGCTTGGTGTGGTACGGCGTAGCCTTCGTACTGGTAGGCTGGAAGGTGGTGAAAGCCGCCGTGCTCAGCATCCCCTCGGGCAACCTGTTCAACGAGTTTCTGCTCATGAGCATCGCTACGCTCGGGGCCTTTGCCATCGGCGAGTATCCGGAGGGCGTGGCCGTCATGCTGTTTTACACCGTAGGCGAGCTGTTTCAGGATGCGGCCGTAAACCGCGCCAAGCGCAGTATCCGGGCCCTACTGGAAATTCAGGCTACTGAAGTCACCGTCATCCGTAATGGGCTGCCCCTGGTGCTCGACCCCAGGGAGGTCGTAGTGGGTGACGTAATCGAAGTGAAGCCCGGCGAGAAAGTGGCCCTGGACGGCACTCTTACCAAAGGTCCGGCCGCCTTCAATACCGCGGCCCTAACCGGCGAGTCGGTGCCGCAAACCAAGCAGACCGGCGAGGCAGTGCTGGCGGGCATGGTCAACCTGGAGAGCCTGATTCAGGTAGCCGTCACGGCGGGTTACCAGGACACTAAGCTGGCCAAAATTCTGGCCATGGTGCAGGATGCGGTGGGCCGCAAGGCCAAAACCCAGCAGTTCATCACCAAGTTTGCGAAGGTCTACACGCCCATCGTGGTGTCCTTGGCCGTGCTGCTGGTCCTGGTGCCCTTCTTTGTGGTGGATGATTATGTATTCCGCGCCTGGCTGTACCGGGCGCTGGTGTTTCTGGTGATTTCCTGCCCCTGCGCGCTGGTTATTAGTATTCCGCTGGGCTACTTCGGCGGCATTGGCGCGGCCTCCAAAGCCGGCATCCTGTTCAAGGGCTCCAACTTCCTGGATGTGATGCGCGAGCTGGATACGGTGGTGATGGACAAAACCGGCACGCTCACCCAGGGCGTGTTTGCCGTGCAGCAGGTGGCGCCTGCCGCGGGGCTCGCTGCCGACCAGCTGCTGCGGCTGGTGGGCGCGCTGGAAACCAAATCCACCCACCCCATTGCCAAGGCCGTTGTACTGCACGTGGGCGCGGCCGCTACCGGCGTGCCGGTAGAGGACGTAGAGGAAATTGCCGGGCACGGTCTGCGCGGCCAGGTGGACGGCCGGGACGTGCTGGCCGGCAACACCAAGTTACTCACCAGGTTCGGCGTGGCCTACCCGGCTGACGTCGACCAGATAGTAGATAGCATTGTAGTAGCCGCCGTGGATGGCAAGTTTGCCGGTTACCTCACCGTAGCCGACTCCCCCAAGGCAGATGCCGAACAAACCGTGCGCGAGCTGCGAGCCGATGGCATCACCAAAATCGTGATGCTTTCCGGCGATAAGGACAGTATCACGCAGCGCGTGGCCAAGGAGCTGGGTATTGATGAGGCCCACGGCGGGCTGCTGCCCGAAGACAAGGCCCGCTACGTGCAGCAGTACCTGGATGCGGGCCGCAAGCTGGCCTTCGTGGGCGATGGGGTGAACGATGCGCCCGTGGTGGCCCTGGCCGACGTGGGCATTGCCATGGGCGGCCTGGGTTCGGACGCCACCATTGAAACGGCCGACGTAGTGATTCAAACTGACCACCCCAGCAAGATTGCCACGGCCCGGCGCATTGCCCGCGCCACGCACGCGGTGGTCTGGCAGAATATCTGGCTGGCGTTCATCGTCAAGGGCATCGTGCTGGCCCTGGGGGCCGGGGGCCTAGCCACGATGTGGGAAGCCGTGTTTGCCGACGTGGGCGTGGCCCTGCTGGCTATTCTCAACGCTGTGCGAATTCAGCGCATGAAGTTCTGA
- a CDS encoding efflux RND transporter periplasmic adaptor subunit, with amino-acid sequence MRNPLFLVLLVGFSLAGCDSKPKEAAPTATEATAAEADPDLVTLSPAEQQAGGLATGRVSTRPMGTGLAVTGTLDVPPESSVAITAPLGGFVESTTLLQGTRVSKGQALAVIRNPDFVQLQQDYLETRARLEYARAELARQKELYEQEVAPQKNYQRALADYNALRVQTAAQAARLRLAGLPMGGRMVSTATLRAPRAGFVKTVNVTVGQSVTATETLFEIVDPEHLHVELTVFEKDVRKLQKGQLIRFSLPSDSVNGSQERTARVYLIAQAIGADRTVRVHGHLDKENDPALLPGLYVRATIETGRADVTALPNAALVRFEGQTYGFVAEAAGRYRLVALPTGRSEDGFTEVTLPADLPASTTFVTDGAYSLLAKMKNAEEEE; translated from the coding sequence ATGCGCAATCCTCTCTTTTTAGTGCTGCTGGTGGGCTTCTCCCTGGCCGGCTGTGACTCCAAACCCAAAGAAGCGGCTCCCACCGCAACGGAAGCAACGGCCGCCGAAGCCGACCCGGATCTAGTGACCCTTTCGCCTGCCGAACAGCAGGCTGGCGGGCTTGCAACCGGCCGCGTCAGCACCCGGCCCATGGGCACCGGCCTGGCCGTGACGGGCACCCTGGACGTGCCGCCGGAAAGCTCGGTGGCCATCACCGCTCCGCTGGGCGGCTTCGTGGAAAGCACCACGCTGCTGCAAGGCACGCGGGTCAGCAAGGGCCAGGCGCTGGCCGTCATCCGCAACCCTGACTTCGTGCAGCTCCAGCAGGATTACCTCGAAACCCGCGCCCGCCTCGAATACGCCCGCGCCGAGCTGGCCCGCCAGAAAGAGCTGTACGAGCAGGAAGTGGCCCCCCAGAAAAACTACCAGCGGGCCCTGGCCGACTACAACGCCCTGCGCGTGCAAACGGCGGCCCAGGCCGCTCGGCTGCGGCTGGCGGGTTTGCCCATGGGCGGGCGCATGGTGAGCACGGCCACGTTGCGCGCCCCGCGGGCGGGCTTCGTGAAGACGGTGAACGTGACCGTGGGCCAGAGCGTGACGGCAACGGAAACGCTGTTTGAAATCGTGGACCCCGAGCACCTGCACGTCGAGCTGACCGTGTTTGAGAAGGACGTGCGCAAGCTGCAGAAGGGCCAGCTTATCCGCTTCAGCCTGCCCAGCGACTCGGTCAATGGCAGCCAGGAGCGCACGGCCCGGGTATACCTCATTGCCCAGGCTATCGGCGCCGACCGCACGGTACGCGTGCATGGCCACCTGGATAAGGAGAACGACCCGGCCCTGCTGCCGGGCCTCTACGTGCGGGCCACCATCGAAACCGGCCGCGCCGACGTGACGGCCTTGCCCAACGCGGCGCTGGTGCGCTTCGAGGGCCAAACGTACGGCTTCGTGGCCGAGGCCGCGGGCCGCTACCGCCTGGTGGCGCTGCCCACTGGCCGCAGTGAGGACGGCTTTACCGAAGTCACCCTGCCCGCCGACCTGCCGGCTTCTACCACCTTCGTCACCGACGGCGCGTACTCGCTGCTGGCCAAGATGAAAAACGCCGAGGAGGAGGAATAA
- a CDS encoding T9SS type A sorting domain-containing protein yields MALYGMEWGVISGGGHVLVYGVNELLGWETGNYDVYVPRSDYQALFRQINKCPGAFAPLAHPSSGDYNNLTTAAFNARADSAVVGTVLRSGPATSTNTAYSNPSTSSYESTYTTLLAKGYHVGISYDHHNTTFNRTTDGRLVVVAPSLIKTDLLAALRQRSFYASDDWNAEVTFSLNGQPMGGIFTGGTVPALTLSLNDLDGEAIRSITLLKGTPGSGQAAQAVATVTGLTALSYSDAALTVGGNYYAVIIQQDGDRIVTSPIWYTLTTATPTKASQPELALELFPNPAQQAATLSYYLPAAATVSVQVVDMLGRPVAEITSVQRQAAGPHTQALPTSQLPEGVYWESIKKCGAVQFCSQSSKLYTQCLKRGTKQL; encoded by the coding sequence GTGGCCCTCTACGGTATGGAGTGGGGCGTGATCAGCGGCGGCGGCCACGTGCTCGTGTACGGGGTCAACGAGCTGCTGGGCTGGGAGACGGGCAACTACGACGTGTACGTGCCCCGCAGTGACTACCAGGCCCTGTTCCGACAGATCAACAAGTGCCCCGGCGCGTTTGCCCCGCTGGCCCACCCCTCCAGCGGGGACTACAACAACCTGACCACCGCCGCCTTCAATGCCCGGGCCGACTCGGCCGTAGTGGGCACGGTGCTGCGCTCCGGCCCGGCCACCTCGACCAACACGGCCTACAGCAACCCCTCGACCAGCAGCTACGAGAGCACCTACACGACGCTGCTGGCCAAGGGCTACCACGTGGGCATCAGCTACGACCACCACAATACGACCTTCAACCGCACGACCGATGGGCGCCTGGTGGTGGTAGCCCCCAGCCTGATCAAGACCGATCTGCTCGCGGCCCTGCGGCAGCGCAGCTTTTACGCCTCCGACGACTGGAACGCGGAGGTAACCTTCTCCTTGAACGGACAGCCGATGGGCGGCATCTTCACGGGGGGCACTGTCCCGGCCCTGACGCTTTCCCTCAACGATCTGGATGGGGAAGCTATCCGCTCTATTACCTTGCTCAAGGGGACGCCCGGTAGTGGGCAAGCTGCGCAAGCGGTGGCGACGGTCACGGGCCTTACGGCCTTGAGCTATAGCGACGCGGCCCTGACGGTAGGCGGCAACTATTACGCCGTCATTATTCAGCAGGACGGGGACCGGATTGTGACCTCTCCTATCTGGTACACGCTGACCACGGCCACGCCCACCAAGGCGTCCCAGCCGGAGCTGGCCCTGGAGCTGTTCCCCAATCCGGCGCAGCAAGCCGCAACGCTTTCCTACTACCTGCCAGCCGCCGCCACGGTATCCGTGCAGGTAGTGGATATGTTGGGCCGCCCCGTCGCTGAGATAACGTCAGTGCAACGGCAAGCGGCGGGCCCGCATACGCAGGCTTTACCCACCAGCCAACTGCCGGAGGGCGTGTACTGGGAGAGCATCAAAAAGTGTGGGGCAGTTCAGTTCTGCAGTCAGTCAAGTAAGCTCTACACTCAGTGCTTGAAAAGAGGAACAAAGCAACTGTAA
- a CDS encoding CusA/CzcA family heavy metal efflux RND transporter, translating into MFDRLIHFSIHNKLIIGLLTLSLVAWGSYSLQHLPIDAVPDITTNQVVVYTVAPSLAASDIERLVSFPVEQSVATIPDLEEVRSFSRFGLSVVTIVFKDHVDIYWGRQQIAERLREAEEQIPPGVGRPTLAPVSTGLGEIYQYVLRPAPGYEKQYDARELRTMQDWIVRRQLLGTPGVADVSSFGGLLKQYEIALDPTRLRSLGVSVDEVYQAVARNNQNTGGAYLDVNPQAYFIRTEGLAATPADLGNIVVRKTATGLPVLVRDVAQVQLGSAVRYGAMTRNGQGEVTGGVVLMLKGANANEVIQAVKARMTTVQKSLPKGVIVDVYLDRSELVGRAIGTVTKNLAEGALIVILVLVLFLGNWRAGLVVASVIPLAMLFAISLMRVFGVSGNLLSLGAIDFGLVVDGAVIIVEAIVHRLHGGTLTATARLSQDQMNEETYQAAAKIRSSAAFGEIIILIVYLPLLALVGTEGKMFRPMAQTVAFAILGAFILSLTYVPMMSALALSRNTQHQANFSDRMMAFFTRCYEPVLLWALRAKALVLGTAVALLVGAVLLFRTLGGEFIPTLSEGDFAAEMRTLVGSSLEYTTNKTQQAERILLQQFPEVKEVVAKVGSAEIPTDPMPVEAADLMVVLEKDKSKWTSAKTQEELAEKMTEAVSVIPGVTFSFQQPIQMRFNELSSGAKQDVVMKIYGEDLQQLSRYARQAAALARKVPGAVDIYAEEVTGLPQIVVTLDRNRLAQFGLNVEDVNRTVQTAFAGQTAGQVFEQERRFDVVLRLRPDLRQDINSVKQLFIAVPGGTQVPLEQVATVALVDGPNQIQRDDARRRITMAFNVRGRDVESVVTDLQARVDQQLRFAPGYYATYGGQFENLRQATDRLLVAVPVALLLIFVLLFFTFRSLRQSVLIFTAIPLSAIGGVLALWLRGMPFSISAGVGFIALFGVAVLNGIVLIGYFNQLKTEGVTNLVERIRRGAEVRLRPVLMTATVASLGFLPMALSTSAGSEVQRPLATVVIGGLITATLLTLLVLPVLYALAERNAPNPTMPDEAVEEVPNESSSRTLHKILGRLLLLLCLLPLAGRAQQAPLSATQAVTQALQANGTVTAARGALEAQQAVRRGAVDVLGRTTIQGTYGQFNSYRRDNQLSITQPLSLPGVYRSQARLAAAQVATRELELTQVQAELRRQVRLSYEQAVYARHHLRVLRGQDSIYAEFLRAANLRFKTGEVARLEPATALVQQGETQALLRQARTEYAVARRQLQALLQQPTAVALTDSVLRPLTAALVPPVGADTALLAQNAQGLVLQQQVRERQATTRAEQAQGLPSFTLGYFNQSLIGPQTVGGVGGPERYYSGSDRFQGVTAGVALPLYRKPQKARVEAARLQEQVAQTQAQRYQNELVARIEELQLQRQELTERVQFYEQTGLPQATVIVRLSTRAFKAGEMGYSEYLLNLDRTLRLRTAYLDALLAHNQTIIELDYLLGTAAQ; encoded by the coding sequence ATGTTCGACCGGCTGATTCATTTTTCCATTCACAACAAGCTCATCATCGGGCTGCTGACCCTGTCCCTGGTGGCCTGGGGCAGCTACTCGCTCCAGCACTTGCCCATCGACGCGGTGCCCGACATCACCACCAACCAGGTGGTGGTGTACACCGTGGCGCCCTCGCTGGCCGCCAGCGACATTGAGCGGCTCGTCTCGTTTCCCGTCGAGCAGAGCGTGGCCACCATTCCCGACCTGGAAGAGGTGCGTTCCTTCTCGCGCTTCGGCCTGTCGGTGGTCACCATCGTCTTCAAAGACCACGTGGACATTTACTGGGGACGCCAGCAGATTGCCGAGCGCCTGCGGGAAGCCGAAGAGCAGATTCCGCCAGGAGTGGGGCGGCCCACGCTGGCCCCGGTGAGCACCGGCCTGGGCGAGATTTATCAGTACGTGCTGCGCCCCGCGCCCGGCTACGAGAAGCAGTACGATGCCCGCGAGCTGCGCACCATGCAGGACTGGATAGTGCGCCGCCAGCTGCTGGGTACGCCCGGCGTAGCCGATGTTTCCTCGTTCGGCGGCCTGCTCAAGCAGTATGAAATTGCCCTCGACCCCACCCGGCTCCGCTCCCTGGGCGTGAGTGTGGACGAGGTGTACCAGGCCGTGGCGCGCAACAACCAGAACACTGGCGGCGCTTACCTCGACGTCAACCCCCAAGCCTACTTCATCCGCACCGAAGGCCTGGCAGCTACCCCCGCCGACCTGGGCAACATAGTGGTGCGCAAAACCGCCACCGGTCTGCCCGTGCTGGTACGCGACGTGGCGCAGGTGCAGCTGGGCTCGGCCGTGCGCTACGGCGCCATGACCCGCAACGGCCAGGGCGAAGTAACCGGCGGCGTGGTACTCATGCTCAAAGGGGCTAACGCCAACGAGGTGATTCAGGCCGTGAAAGCGCGCATGACGACGGTGCAAAAATCCCTGCCCAAGGGCGTCATCGTCGACGTGTACCTGGACCGCTCCGAGCTGGTGGGCCGCGCCATTGGTACCGTCACCAAGAACCTGGCCGAGGGCGCGCTGATCGTGATTCTGGTGCTGGTGCTGTTTCTAGGCAACTGGCGCGCCGGGCTGGTGGTGGCTTCGGTGATTCCGCTGGCCATGCTGTTTGCCATCAGCTTGATGCGCGTGTTCGGCGTGTCGGGCAACCTGCTCTCGTTGGGCGCTATCGACTTCGGGCTAGTGGTGGATGGGGCCGTCATTATCGTGGAGGCCATCGTGCATCGCCTGCACGGCGGCACGCTCACGGCCACCGCCCGGCTCAGCCAGGACCAGATGAACGAGGAAACCTACCAGGCCGCCGCCAAAATCCGCTCCTCCGCCGCCTTCGGCGAAATCATCATCCTGATTGTGTACCTGCCCCTGCTTGCGCTGGTAGGCACCGAGGGCAAGATGTTCCGCCCCATGGCCCAGACCGTGGCCTTCGCCATTCTGGGGGCCTTTATTCTGAGCCTGACCTACGTGCCGATGATGTCGGCGCTGGCCCTGAGCCGCAACACCCAGCATCAGGCGAACTTCTCGGACCGGATGATGGCCTTTTTCACCCGCTGCTACGAGCCGGTTTTGCTGTGGGCGCTACGGGCGAAGGCCCTGGTGCTGGGTACGGCCGTGGCCCTGCTGGTAGGGGCGGTGCTGCTGTTCCGCACGCTGGGCGGCGAGTTTATCCCGACTTTGTCGGAGGGGGATTTTGCGGCCGAGATGCGCACGCTGGTGGGCAGCTCTTTGGAGTACACGACCAACAAAACCCAGCAGGCCGAGCGGATTCTCTTACAGCAGTTCCCGGAAGTCAAGGAGGTGGTGGCCAAGGTCGGGTCGGCGGAAATTCCCACCGACCCCATGCCCGTGGAAGCGGCCGACCTGATGGTGGTACTGGAAAAGGATAAAAGCAAGTGGACTTCGGCCAAGACCCAGGAAGAGCTGGCCGAGAAGATGACCGAGGCCGTCAGCGTCATTCCGGGCGTCACGTTCAGCTTCCAGCAGCCCATTCAGATGCGCTTCAACGAACTCAGCAGCGGGGCCAAGCAGGACGTAGTGATGAAAATCTACGGCGAGGATCTGCAGCAGCTCAGCCGCTACGCCCGGCAGGCCGCCGCGCTGGCCCGCAAAGTCCCCGGCGCGGTGGACATCTACGCCGAAGAGGTGACCGGCCTGCCCCAGATTGTGGTGACGCTCGACCGCAACCGCCTGGCCCAGTTCGGGCTCAACGTGGAGGACGTGAACCGCACGGTGCAAACGGCCTTCGCCGGCCAGACCGCCGGGCAGGTGTTTGAGCAGGAGCGCCGCTTCGACGTGGTGCTGCGCCTGCGGCCCGATCTGCGCCAGGACATCAACTCGGTGAAACAGCTCTTCATTGCCGTTCCCGGCGGCACCCAGGTGCCGCTGGAACAGGTGGCCACCGTGGCCCTGGTGGACGGCCCCAACCAGATTCAGCGCGACGACGCCAGGCGCCGCATCACGATGGCCTTCAACGTGCGGGGCCGCGACGTGGAAAGCGTGGTGACGGACCTGCAGGCCCGCGTGGACCAGCAGCTGCGGTTTGCGCCGGGCTACTACGCCACCTACGGCGGGCAGTTCGAGAACCTGCGCCAGGCTACCGACCGCCTGCTGGTGGCCGTGCCGGTGGCGCTGCTTTTGATTTTCGTGCTGCTGTTTTTCACCTTCCGCTCCCTCAGGCAGTCGGTGCTGATTTTTACGGCCATTCCGCTCTCTGCCATTGGCGGGGTGTTGGCGCTGTGGCTGCGCGGCATGCCGTTCAGTATCTCGGCCGGCGTGGGCTTCATTGCCCTGTTCGGGGTGGCCGTGCTCAACGGCATCGTGCTCATCGGCTACTTCAACCAACTCAAAACCGAAGGCGTGACAAACCTGGTGGAGCGCATCCGGCGCGGGGCCGAAGTGCGCCTGCGGCCGGTATTGATGACGGCCACGGTGGCCTCGCTGGGCTTTCTGCCCATGGCCCTGAGCACGTCGGCCGGCTCGGAAGTGCAGCGGCCCCTGGCCACAGTGGTCATTGGGGGCCTCATCACGGCCACGCTGCTCACGCTGCTGGTGCTGCCCGTGCTCTACGCGCTGGCGGAACGCAACGCCCCGAACCCGACGATGCCAGATGAGGCAGTAGAGGAGGTGCCCAATGAAAGCAGCTCCCGCACGCTGCACAAAATCCTGGGCCGCCTGCTCTTACTGCTCTGCCTGTTGCCCTTGGCTGGCAGGGCGCAGCAGGCGCCGCTTTCGGCGACGCAGGCCGTCACGCAGGCCCTGCAAGCCAACGGCACGGTGACGGCCGCCCGGGGCGCGCTCGAAGCCCAGCAGGCCGTGCGCCGCGGGGCCGTGGACGTGCTCGGGCGCACTACCATCCAGGGCACCTACGGCCAGTTCAACTCCTACCGCCGCGACAATCAACTCAGCATTACCCAGCCGCTGAGTCTGCCCGGCGTGTACCGCAGCCAGGCCCGCCTGGCCGCCGCGCAGGTTGCCACCCGCGAGCTGGAGCTAACCCAGGTGCAGGCCGAGCTGCGACGGCAGGTGCGCCTGAGCTACGAGCAGGCCGTCTATGCGCGGCATCACCTGCGGGTACTGCGCGGGCAGGACAGCATCTACGCGGAGTTTCTGCGGGCCGCGAATCTGCGCTTCAAAACCGGTGAGGTGGCCCGCCTGGAGCCTGCCACCGCGCTGGTGCAGCAGGGTGAAACGCAGGCTCTGCTCCGGCAGGCCCGCACCGAGTATGCCGTGGCCCGGCGCCAGCTGCAAGCCCTGTTGCAGCAACCTACCGCCGTGGCCCTAACCGACAGCGTCCTGCGGCCGCTCACCGCGGCCCTCGTCCCGCCGGTTGGTGCCGATACTGCCTTGCTGGCCCAAAACGCCCAGGGGCTGGTGCTCCAGCAGCAGGTGCGCGAGCGGCAGGCCACGACCCGTGCCGAGCAGGCCCAGGGGCTGCCCAGCTTCACGCTCGGCTACTTCAATCAAAGCCTGATTGGCCCCCAGACGGTGGGGGGTGTGGGCGGCCCGGAGCGCTACTACAGTGGCTCCGACCGGTTCCAGGGCGTAACGGCTGGGGTGGCGCTGCCGCTGTACCGCAAACCGCAAAAAGCCCGGGTGGAAGCGGCTCGCCTGCAAGAACAGGTGGCTCAAACCCAGGCCCAGCGCTATCAGAACGAGCTGGTTGCCCGGATAGAAGAGCTGCAGCTGCAGCGCCAGGAGCTGACCGAGCGGGTGCAGTTCTACGAGCAGACCGGCCTGCCCCAGGCGACCGTCATCGTGCGCCTGAGTACGCGCGCCTTCAAAGCCGGTGAGATGGGCTACTCTGAGTACCTGCTCAACCTGGACCGGACGCTGCGGCTGCGCACCGCCTACCTGGATGCCCTGCTGGCCCACAATCAAACCATCATCGAACTCGACTACCTGCTCGGCACCGCCGCGCAGTAG
- a CDS encoding MFS transporter: MPRFAYLTRAVWLLALISLFTDLASEMLYPVMPLYLQSIGFSVFFIGLLEGVAEAVAGLSKGYFGQWSDRLGRRVPFVQWGYGLSALSKPMLAVLATPAWVLLARTVDRLGKGLRTGARDALLSDEATPSTKGKVFGFHRSMDTLGAVLGPLAALGWLAAHPGQYRPLFLWAFVPGVVAVVITFALREQRAVLSGRPVVPFWASLGYWRQAPPAYRRVVGGLLVFALFNSSDAFLLLLARQRGLPAPTIIGLYILYNLTYVLSAWPMGHLADRLGPRRLLVGGLLVFASVYGGVVLAHDLGAFGALFALYGLYAAATEGVGKAWVSTLCAKADTGAALGTFAGLSSLAALVASTGAGLLWQWYGPLPTFGLTAAVALAVAAYLARVRLGMGRD, from the coding sequence ATGCCGCGCTTCGCCTACCTCACCCGTGCCGTCTGGCTGCTCGCGCTCATCAGCCTGTTCACCGACCTGGCCAGCGAGATGCTCTACCCGGTCATGCCGCTCTACCTGCAATCCATCGGCTTCTCGGTGTTTTTCATTGGCTTGCTCGAAGGCGTGGCGGAAGCCGTGGCCGGCCTGAGTAAGGGCTACTTCGGGCAGTGGTCGGATAGGTTGGGCCGGCGGGTGCCCTTTGTGCAGTGGGGCTACGGCCTGAGCGCCCTCTCCAAGCCCATGCTGGCCGTGCTGGCCACGCCTGCATGGGTGTTGCTGGCCCGCACCGTGGATAGGTTGGGCAAGGGTCTGCGCACCGGCGCCCGCGACGCGCTGCTGTCTGACGAAGCCACGCCCTCTACCAAAGGCAAGGTCTTCGGCTTTCACCGCTCCATGGACACGTTGGGGGCGGTGCTGGGGCCACTGGCGGCCCTGGGCTGGCTGGCCGCGCACCCGGGCCAGTACCGGCCGTTGTTTCTGTGGGCCTTCGTGCCGGGGGTGGTAGCCGTTGTCATCACCTTCGCGCTGCGGGAGCAGCGGGCCGTGCTCTCGGGCCGGCCGGTAGTGCCGTTCTGGGCCTCGCTGGGCTACTGGCGGCAGGCCCCGCCGGCCTACCGGCGGGTGGTGGGCGGGCTGCTCGTGTTTGCCCTCTTCAACTCATCCGATGCGTTTCTGCTGTTGCTGGCCCGGCAGCGCGGGCTCCCGGCCCCCACGATTATCGGCCTTTACATCCTGTATAATCTAACCTACGTGCTAAGCGCCTGGCCGATGGGCCACCTGGCTGACCGGCTGGGGCCGCGCCGCCTGCTGGTGGGTGGTTTGCTGGTATTCGCCAGCGTATACGGCGGTGTGGTGCTGGCCCACGACCTAGGGGCGTTTGGGGCGCTGTTTGCGCTCTACGGCCTATATGCGGCGGCCACTGAGGGGGTGGGCAAAGCCTGGGTGAGCACGCTCTGCGCCAAGGCCGATACCGGGGCCGCGCTGGGCACCTTCGCGGGCCTCAGCAGCTTGGCGGCGCTGGTGGCCAGCACTGGGGCCGGCCTGCTCTGGCAGTGGTACGGCCCGCTGCCCACGTTCGGGCTGACGGCGGCCGTCGCGCTGGCAGTGGCCGCGTACCTGGCCCGCGTGCGGCTGGGCATGGGCAGGGACTAA
- a CDS encoding DUF7878 domain-containing protein → MLSFSFSFDDDCPQEVKEGHAVYLIDGPLRIHDDNGVFAFDEHVPLIELALWLTQWLTSTSNLPPIERACSFFPDSFSVELFQLAPVDDSRYQLTYLADGEEDTNRYFTADYADFKQAFTQFTNDLTVALQQQYNISLDNILQGLSIPRRC, encoded by the coding sequence ATGCTCAGCTTTTCCTTTTCGTTTGATGACGATTGCCCGCAAGAGGTAAAAGAAGGCCACGCGGTCTACCTTATCGATGGCCCCTTACGTATTCACGATGACAACGGCGTATTTGCTTTCGATGAACACGTGCCTCTGATTGAGTTGGCCCTTTGGCTCACCCAGTGGCTCACGAGTACTAGTAATTTACCACCCATTGAGCGAGCATGCTCCTTTTTTCCCGATTCGTTTTCAGTCGAACTTTTCCAACTCGCCCCAGTGGATGATTCGCGCTACCAGCTGACCTACTTGGCTGACGGGGAGGAAGATACTAACCGATACTTTACGGCGGATTATGCGGACTTCAAGCAAGCTTTTACTCAATTCACCAACGATTTAACTGTCGCGTTGCAGCAGCAGTATAATATCAGCCTCGACAACATTCTTCAGGGCCTCTCCATCCCCAGACGCTGTTAG